In Anopheles arabiensis isolate DONGOLA chromosome 2, AaraD3, whole genome shotgun sequence, the genomic window TCCCTGTGTTTTCGACATCGTGGAAAAGGTCGACAATAAAAGAGAACAGAGGTCGACGGAAAACAGCCGAACCAGCGGAAGAACCACCGTCGGAAGAAGGTGGCTTGTTGATGGTCGTTGAAGGCACCAGCCCGCAGGAGGACGAACCAATTGGCGTGGAGCAAACGTCcatggttgttttgtttaaggACGGATCTTTGGATGGAGCGATCAAACAGCCAGCACCCCTCGGTGAAGGTATGGAAGAGGCACTGGTAGAAGCCGAACCGGATGCCGCGACAAAAGAGTCCATCTTCGAGGAATTGTACGACAACATCTATGAGGTTGAGCTACCGTGTACGCTTTGGGGTGTGCACCGGGAACCGGACAGGAAGTTTGCCGCATTTAGTCGCTTCGAATGGTGCCCGAGCGATGACGGGGGAGAGGCAGTTAAATCGGTTTCGCTTTTGGTCGACTGTTCCTTGGCATGCCGGGCCTGGTACCGTGGGCGGCTCGTGCTCGAAAGGGACATTTCACGAAGCTGGTACCCAGTCCGGATGATGAAGAAACACCAGTTcgatttaatgttttaatagAATTACTTGACCGGCTAGAACAAGCTGCCACCGAGAAAGGTTCAGTGGACGTAGAAAAAGTTCAGCAAATCTTAGAAAGTTGTATCAAAGATTGATCTCCCAAAGCAACCGGCTAcgtacaataaaaataaaccaaaaaaacactaccGTATCCGACGGCTGTTTTGAACTAATAAGCAAGTGTAGTTGAAAAATGAGCTTCGCTCGttcatttgaataaatataGCAAAGCGGCCACGCCGGGAGAATGTTTTGATTCGATTATGTACGTCTTACTCAACggccgcaccaccaccaactgAATGAAAAGGTCAACGTTTATCGGTCTGAGAAATCGATAAGCTTGTTTTTCCTTGGATACGTGTGCGGTACGTAGGCCGAGAAGACGAGATTTGCGTCATGTTGGTTTGCCCTTTTATCGTCTTAGCGCCATCAGCAGGTGTGCTCGCAAAACTTCCAAACCCAAGATGTATTGgttgttttcgtgttttcACGCgcatttatttcaaattaccATTTTTATACTGTTCTGCAGACGAGCTTTTTATGAAACTTCTCTATAACAAATTAT contains:
- the LOC120895478 gene encoding LOW QUALITY PROTEIN: uncharacterized protein LOC120895478 (The sequence of the model RefSeq protein was modified relative to this genomic sequence to represent the inferred CDS: deleted 1 base in 1 codon; substituted 1 base at 1 genomic stop codon), encoding MRNCYVYSCDRRHKDDPRRAMFNVPKDPEKFEEWRAALPLHRPLRPHDRVCEKHFKPEDIQRDWTYHIRGETRKLMRAKPVLLPDAVPCVFDIVEKVDNKREQRSTENSRTSGRTTVGRRWLVDGRXRTSPQEDEPIGVEQTSMVVLFKDGSLDGAIKQPAPLGEGMEEALVEAEPDAATKESIFEELYDNIYEVELPCTLWGVHREPDRKFAAFSRFEWCPSDDGGEAVKSVSLLVDCSLACRAWYRGRLVLERDISRSWYPVRMMKKHQFDLMF